One endosymbiont 'TC1' of Trimyema compressum genomic window, CAACGATACATTTTATAATTTAAAGAACAAGTAATAAAGAAGGGAAGGATTAGCAATGAATGTTGTTTTATCTGTAATTATTGGACTTGTTTCTTTATTTCTAATCATTGTTATTTTGCTACAACCAGCTAAAAGCGCAGGATTCCAAGGGGATTCAACTGGTATAAATGAACAACAATTGTTTGGTAAAAATAAAGGAGCAGAGGCATTATTAAAAAAAGTAACTATTGTTTTAGGCATTATCTTTTTTATCCTAACTTTAGTTTTAGCTGCATTAGTATAGAAAAGAAGCTATTGTCCTAGGACAATAGCTTCTTTTAAGGAGGAGACATGGGTATAGACGAAATTTTAGAAAAAATAAAGGATAAAGATTATGCGCCTCAAACTGCTGAAGAATTAATAAAAAATTTTGGTATTGAGGAATTTAATATACCTCTTTTTATGAAAAATCTAGCTGAATTAGAAGAAAAGGGTTTAGTTATGCTTACCAAGAAAAGTAAGTATATTACACCTGAGAAAAGAGGCTATTTTTCAGGTGTTTTAACAGCAAATGTAAAAGGTTTTGCTTTTTTAAAAAAAGATGGTACTAAAGATGAATATTTCATTCCTAACAAAGACTTAAAGGGAGCTTTAGATAAAGATAGGGTACTGGTTTCACTGATTCCTAATGCAAAAGAAAAAAACGGAGAAGCAAAAGTAGAAAAAATATTAAAAAGAGGTACTAAAGGCTTTGTTGGTATCCTTACTTATTTTCGTAATCAATTAATTATTGAACCTGAAGACAGAAGAATATTCGGCAGATATACAATTGAAAATCCTGAAAAAGGGATGCAAAAGGGTGAGCGGATTTTTGTTGCTATTACAGAGTATGGTCAGCAGAAAAGAATGGGTAAAGTTAAAATGATGACTAAGTTAGAGACTAGTGGTGAGAGTGTTGAGGCCATAATTGAAAACATACTTTTAAGAAATGGCCTAGCTGAAGAATTTCCTGAAGCTGTTTTAGCTGAAAGCAATAAGATTCCTCAGACTGTTACAGAATCTCTTGAAGAAGGCAGAAGAGATTTAAGGGCATTACAAATGGTTACTATTGATGGAGAGGATGCTAAGGATTTTGATGATGCAGTATCAATTGAACTTTTAGATAATGGAAATTATAAGCTTGGGGTTCATATTGCTGATGTTAGCCATTATGTTAAAGAAGGCTCACACATTGATAAAGAGGCTTTTAAAAGAGGCACCAGTATTTATTTTCCTGGTCGAGTATTACCGATGCTTCCTGTTGCCTTATCAAATGGTATATGTAGCCTAAATATTGGTGTTGATAGAATGGCAATGACTGCAATGATGGAAATAAACAATAAAGGTAAAGTTGTTAATTATGAAATCTTCCCATCACTTATTAAAGTTGAGGAACGGATGACTTATACCAATGTTGCTAAAATTTTAAAAGGAGAAGACGAGGAGCTTCTTAAGCGTTATGAGCATTTAATTGGCTTTTTTAATGAGATGTCAGTGCTTGCTGATATTTTAGGTAAGAAGCGGGAGAAGAGAGGTTCTTTGTTTTTTGATTTGCCTGAACTCAAAGTAAATGTTGATGAAAATGCTAAGCCTATTTCTTTATCTATTCGCAAGAGAAATAAAGCTGAATCAATTATTGAAGAATTTATGCTAGTTGCCAATGAAACTGTAGCTGAACATTTGTATTGGCTAGAGTTTCCATGTGTTTACAGAATCCATGAAAGTCCACCTTTAGAAGGAATAACCCATTTTAATGAGGTTATGGGACCTTTTGATATTAAAATAGTAGTTGGAGGATCTGGTGAAATCCATCCTAAAATTTATCAGGAAATTATTGAAAAAATTCAAAATCACCCAATGAAAGATATGATTATGAATCTTTTATTGCGGTCTATGAGTCATGCAAGATATAATGTTGAACCTCTAGGTCATTTTGGACTTTCGGTAACTTACTACTGTCATTTTACTTCTCCTATTAGACGTTATCCTGATTTGGCTGTTCATAGAAGTTTAAAGGCTTCCTTCCAAGGAGCAGGAATGAGCATGAAGAAAAAATTAATGGCAAGAGATATTGCTGTTGCTACTGAAGCCAGCGAACGGGAGTTAGTAGCAGAATCTGTTGAAAGAGAAATCACAACAGTAAAAGTGGTTGAATATATGAAGCCTTTTGTTGGAGAGTCATTTAATTCCAGAGTTTCAGGTATGATTCATAGTGGAATTTTTGTACAGTTAGAGAACTTAGCAGAAGGATTTATTCCTTTTGCTACTTTGAATGGCTACCATGTTTTTTCAGAAACTGAAATGGTAGTAAGAGATGGTGGCAATCAAGTGTCATTTAAAATTGGGGATCCAGTAAGGGTCAAGCTAGTGGCTGCTAATATTGCTTTAGGTCACTTGGATTTTATTATAGAGGATGATAATAATGATGAAAATAGCTGATAATAAGAAGGCCTATCACGATTATTTTATTCTTGAAAAAATAGAAGTAGGCATTGTATTGACTGGCACTGAAATGAAATCAATTCGTAAAAGACGTTTAAATCTAAAAGATAGTTATGGCACAGTGGTAAAAGGTGAAATATTTTTAGAAGGGGTTCATATTAGCCCTTTTGAGGAGGGAAATCGTTTTAACCATGAACCTCTTAGAACTAGAAAACTCTTGCTTCACAAGAGGCAAATTAGCCGTTTAATAGGAAAAATTAAGGAAGAAGGACTTACGTTGGTGCCTCTTTCTTTTTATTTTAATGAAAGAGGAAAAGTTAAGGTTTCATTAGGACTTGCCAAAGGTAAGAAACTATATGATAAAAGACATGTTTTAGCAAAAAAAGAGTCTGATAGACAGATTGAGAGAGCTTTAAAAGAAAAAATTATTAATGATTGATATATTGAAACTCTTAATGTAAAATAAAGAGAGATTAATTAAGAGGAGGTTCTATATGATTGAAGATAAACTTAGAAGTATGATAGCTGAAGAGATTATGTTTGCTAAAGAAGCAGCAGAATATTTAGGAATCAGTGTTCAACGATTAAATAAATTAGTCCATAAAGAAGAATTGATTCCTGTCAGAAAAAGCCCTTCAGGCACTTTATTTATGAAACGAGATTTAGATGAAAGAAAGTATTTAATAGCTACAATAGGAAAAGAAATATTACTAACTGCTCTTCAACCTACCCTTAAAATCAATTCTCCTACTTTACAAGAAGCAGTGAATTACTTTACCATACAATCTTATTATGATTATGCTTATAAAAAAACCGAAACAAATTATGCCTTTATAACTGAAAAAAGAGATATGATTAATGTGCCTCTAACCCATTATTCTGAAGAATTAGCTGTCTATTTAGGAACAGACGAAGATGAATTAGGAGAGCGCTACAGAGCTACTGTTAGAAGTTTTGAAAAGTTAATGTTAACTGATCAAGTTATTAATAGAACTGATGAAGCCTATCCTTTTGAGTTGAAAAGGTTAGATTCCAGTCCTCTTTTTCTTTTTTTACGTGGAAATATTAAGCTTTTAGATACACCTATAGTTTCTTTGATTGGTACCAAAAATCCAACCCAGGAAGAAAAAATGCTAGCTTATCAGATTACTAAATTTTTAGGTGAGGATGGCTACTCCATTGCAACAGGTTTATCTAGAGGTGTTGATACGGTGGTTATGGAAACGGCTCATAGCAATAAAATACCCTCTATTGGGGTTATAGGTACACCTCTTAATAAGGCTTATCCTCGAGAAAATGAAGCTTTGCAAAAAGAAGTGAGCGCTATGGGAAATGGTTTAATTCTTTCACAGTTTTCTCCTGCTGCTCCTGTGAAAAGCTGGCATTTTCCTATTAGAGGAATGGTTTTAAGTGGTATTTCACAGATGACAGTAGTGGTAGATGTGTCTTTAAACGAAGGTGACTATAAACAAATTGAGTATTGTTTAAAACAAGGTCGCTTGGTTTTCTTTCCTTTTCCTAGAAAGGGGACTAAGAATTCTGATTGGGCTGACAAGTATTTAATGAAAAAAGGTGTTGTTTTATACAAGGATTATGAAGATTTTGTTAAGCAATTTAATTTAGTTGTAAATGGATAAAAGGAGCTAATAATGGTTACATTTGTGCTGGGGAGAAGAAAAACTGGCAAGAGTACTTATTTAATAAATGAAGTGAATAAAGTAAGCTTGAAAAATGAAAAGGGCTACTTATTAGTGCCAGAGCAAAGCACCTTAGATGTAGAAATGTCTGTTATTAAAACACTGGGTTCTAAAGGGACTCTGGACATTCAAGTCATTAGTTTTGAAAAATTAGGAAGCTTGCTTTTAAAAAAAACTGAAGGACGAACGAAAGCACTTTTAAAAGAGCAAGGGCAAAAAATGATTTTGAGGAAAGTTCTAAAAGATTTGCCTCTCTTATATTATAGAAGTGGCTTATATAAAGAGGTAGTTTTAGAGAAAATTCTTAAGAGTGTAAAAGAATTAAAAGAAGGGGACTATTCTTTAGATTCTTTAAAAGTATTAGAAAATAATAAAGTGCTATATGAGAAAATAAAAGAACTTCATTTAATTAAGGAAGCTTATGAAGCAGAGCTTACTGGGGACCATATTGATGAAGTTACTTATGGTAATTTATTAATTGATAGCATAATTACCAGTGACTTTGGTTTAAATACTCATTTTTATATTGATGATTTCTTTTCCTTTTCAAAAACTCAATTAGCTATTATTAAAACTTTAATGAAACAGTGTAAAACGGTTACTATTGCTTTACCATTAGGTAAAAATGATAGAGGTTATTTTGAAGCTGTCAATGTGCTTTATGGACAATTGAAAAAACACTG contains:
- the secG gene encoding preprotein translocase subunit SecG, whose amino-acid sequence is MNVVLSVIIGLVSLFLIIVILLQPAKSAGFQGDSTGINEQQLFGKNKGAEALLKKVTIVLGIIFFILTLVLAALV
- the rnr gene encoding ribonuclease R — protein: MGIDEILEKIKDKDYAPQTAEELIKNFGIEEFNIPLFMKNLAELEEKGLVMLTKKSKYITPEKRGYFSGVLTANVKGFAFLKKDGTKDEYFIPNKDLKGALDKDRVLVSLIPNAKEKNGEAKVEKILKRGTKGFVGILTYFRNQLIIEPEDRRIFGRYTIENPEKGMQKGERIFVAITEYGQQKRMGKVKMMTKLETSGESVEAIIENILLRNGLAEEFPEAVLAESNKIPQTVTESLEEGRRDLRALQMVTIDGEDAKDFDDAVSIELLDNGNYKLGVHIADVSHYVKEGSHIDKEAFKRGTSIYFPGRVLPMLPVALSNGICSLNIGVDRMAMTAMMEINNKGKVVNYEIFPSLIKVEERMTYTNVAKILKGEDEELLKRYEHLIGFFNEMSVLADILGKKREKRGSLFFDLPELKVNVDENAKPISLSIRKRNKAESIIEEFMLVANETVAEHLYWLEFPCVYRIHESPPLEGITHFNEVMGPFDIKIVVGGSGEIHPKIYQEIIEKIQNHPMKDMIMNLLLRSMSHARYNVEPLGHFGLSVTYYCHFTSPIRRYPDLAVHRSLKASFQGAGMSMKKKLMARDIAVATEASERELVAESVEREITTVKVVEYMKPFVGESFNSRVSGMIHSGIFVQLENLAEGFIPFATLNGYHVFSETEMVVRDGGNQVSFKIGDPVRVKLVAANIALGHLDFIIEDDNNDENS
- a CDS encoding DNA-processing protein DprA yields the protein MIEDKLRSMIAEEIMFAKEAAEYLGISVQRLNKLVHKEELIPVRKSPSGTLFMKRDLDERKYLIATIGKEILLTALQPTLKINSPTLQEAVNYFTIQSYYDYAYKKTETNYAFITEKRDMINVPLTHYSEELAVYLGTDEDELGERYRATVRSFEKLMLTDQVINRTDEAYPFELKRLDSSPLFLFLRGNIKLLDTPIVSLIGTKNPTQEEKMLAYQITKFLGEDGYSIATGLSRGVDTVVMETAHSNKIPSIGVIGTPLNKAYPRENEALQKEVSAMGNGLILSQFSPAAPVKSWHFPIRGMVLSGISQMTVVVDVSLNEGDYKQIEYCLKQGRLVFFPFPRKGTKNSDWADKYLMKKGVVLYKDYEDFVKQFNLVVNG
- the smpB gene encoding SsrA-binding protein SmpB, which codes for MMKIADNKKAYHDYFILEKIEVGIVLTGTEMKSIRKRRLNLKDSYGTVVKGEIFLEGVHISPFEEGNRFNHEPLRTRKLLLHKRQISRLIGKIKEEGLTLVPLSFYFNERGKVKVSLGLAKGKKLYDKRHVLAKKESDRQIERALKEKIIND